The following are encoded together in the Scytonema millei VB511283 genome:
- a CDS encoding gluconokinase, with translation MAYFLGVDIGTTSTKAIAFSHDGAIKGKGSQGYEIIVPHPTWAEQDPEALFNAVITSVRQAMDTDISQQEIAAVGFSTATHSLLPVDANNKPLSNIIIWADNRSIAQTERLNQDKITHNLYLRTGSPIHPVSVVTKLMWLREKEPEIFHKAAKFISIKEYIFFRLFQRYVVDYSIASATGLFNLQHLDWDAEALTIAGIQAEQLSELVPTTHILRGMQTEYAEAMGLDPHTPVVIGANDGVLANLGVGAIAPGEFAITIGTSGAVRTVAPAPITDPQMRTFCYALTEKHWVIGGPTNNGGIVLRWLRDRFCHPEVEEAKRLGIDSYDVMIQAAMQIPAGAEGLICLPYLSGERAPYWNPKARGVFFGLNFNHTRSHTIRAAMEGIIFAVYSINVAIQEITGTTGEIRASGGFARSQAWLQMMADAFGMVVAMPEVYEASGYGAAVLAMYAVGAIADLSDMQPTIKIRDRISPNPDLILIYHQLFSRYQRLYRQLEAEF, from the coding sequence ATGGCTTACTTCCTCGGCGTAGACATCGGCACAACCAGCACCAAAGCGATCGCATTTTCTCATGATGGTGCTATTAAAGGTAAGGGCAGTCAAGGATATGAAATTATCGTTCCGCATCCAACCTGGGCGGAACAAGACCCAGAAGCGCTGTTTAATGCGGTTATTACATCCGTGCGTCAGGCAATGGATACTGATATATCTCAACAGGAAATCGCCGCCGTTGGTTTTTCTACGGCAACTCACAGTTTATTACCAGTAGATGCTAATAATAAACCCTTATCAAATATCATTATTTGGGCAGATAATCGCAGTATCGCTCAAACAGAAAGATTGAACCAAGATAAGATTACTCATAACTTATATCTGCGAACGGGAAGTCCGATTCATCCCGTTTCTGTTGTAACTAAACTCATGTGGCTGCGGGAAAAAGAACCAGAAATTTTCCATAAAGCAGCAAAATTTATTTCAATTAAAGAGTATATTTTCTTCAGACTTTTTCAACGTTATGTAGTAGATTATTCTATTGCTTCCGCTACAGGGTTATTTAACTTACAACACCTAGATTGGGATGCAGAAGCTTTAACAATAGCAGGAATTCAAGCGGAACAATTAAGCGAATTAGTCCCTACCACCCACATTTTACGCGGGATGCAAACTGAGTATGCAGAAGCAATGGGACTCGATCCACACACTCCTGTCGTCATTGGTGCAAACGACGGCGTACTGGCGAATTTAGGCGTAGGCGCGATCGCCCCGGGTGAATTTGCCATTACCATCGGTACAAGTGGTGCAGTACGGACTGTAGCCCCCGCACCGATTACCGATCCGCAGATGCGAACTTTTTGTTATGCCCTTACCGAGAAACACTGGGTTATCGGCGGACCGACAAATAACGGTGGAATTGTTTTACGATGGTTGCGCGATCGCTTTTGTCACCCAGAAGTAGAAGAGGCAAAACGATTAGGTATCGATTCGTACGATGTAATGATTCAAGCGGCGATGCAAATACCCGCAGGCGCAGAAGGATTGATCTGTTTACCCTATTTATCGGGAGAACGCGCCCCTTACTGGAACCCCAAAGCGCGGGGTGTCTTCTTCGGATTGAATTTCAACCACACGCGATCGCATACAATTAGGGCAGCGATGGAAGGAATTATCTTCGCCGTCTACAGCATCAACGTGGCAATTCAAGAAATTACTGGAACTACAGGAGAAATTCGCGCTTCTGGCGGTTTTGCCCGTTCTCAAGCATGGTTGCAAATGATGGCAGATGCATTTGGTATGGTGGTAGCGATGCCGGAAGTTTACGAAGCTAGCGGTTATGGTGCGGCAGTGCTAGCTATGTACGCTGTAGGTGCGATCGCCGATTTATCTGACATGCAACCGACAATTAAGATTCGCGATCGCATTTCGCCTAACCCTGACTTGATACTTATCTATCATCAGTTATTCTCTCGCTATCAACGTTTATATCGGCAGCTAGAAGCAGAGTTTTAA
- the aac(6') gene encoding aminoglycoside 6'-N-acetyltransferase, which yields MKIVKVTQDDFNEWLDLALKLWSDESIEEMQRSLTIILHSPHEAGFLVKDDNDKAIGFMNLSLRYDYVPGATQSPVAYVEGIYVEDEYRKQGVGTKLIQYAQQWAIECGCVELASDALLENTASYDFHIKVGFQEVERVVTFIKQVTSSD from the coding sequence GTGAAAATTGTCAAAGTTACTCAGGATGATTTTAATGAGTGGCTGGATTTAGCGTTAAAACTTTGGTCAGATGAATCAATTGAAGAAATGCAAAGAAGTCTGACAATTATTCTCCACTCTCCTCACGAAGCAGGATTTTTAGTCAAAGATGATAATGACAAAGCAATTGGATTTATGAATCTTTCGCTGCGCTACGACTATGTTCCAGGTGCGACTCAGAGTCCTGTTGCTTATGTAGAAGGGATTTATGTAGAAGATGAATATCGAAAACAAGGTGTGGGTACAAAACTAATTCAATATGCTCAACAATGGGCAATTGAATGCGGATGTGTGGAGCTTGCTTCAGATGCTTTATTAGAAAATACGGCAAGTTATGATTTTCATATAAAAGTAGGGTTTCAAGAAGTAGAAAGAGTTGTCACTTTTATCAAACAAGTAACATCTTCTGACTGA
- a CDS encoding Uma2 family endonuclease, giving the protein MTQALKQRTYTPEEYLELEVASETRNEYRNGAIFPMTGGTPDHNDIASNLVVALKLALRSKPYRVFITDQRLWIGDRNLYTYPDVMVVEKPLQFKEGRTDTLVNPCFIAEVLSKSTRDYDRGEKFVAYRTINNFQEYLLIDQYSIHVEHYVKTAANQWLLSEYNDPNVTLSFKVLDFQIQISDLYENIEFIASNS; this is encoded by the coding sequence ATGACACAAGCACTCAAACAAAGAACCTACACGCCTGAAGAGTATCTCGAACTAGAAGTTGCATCCGAAACCCGCAACGAATACCGTAATGGAGCAATCTTTCCTATGACTGGAGGTACACCTGACCACAATGACATTGCTAGCAACCTTGTAGTTGCTCTCAAACTAGCTCTCAGAAGCAAGCCTTATCGTGTCTTTATTACCGACCAACGGCTTTGGATTGGCGATCGCAACTTATATACATACCCTGATGTCATGGTAGTCGAAAAGCCTCTCCAATTTAAAGAGGGGCGCACAGATACATTAGTTAATCCATGTTTTATTGCCGAAGTCTTATCTAAATCGACGCGAGACTACGACCGTGGTGAAAAATTTGTTGCTTACCGTACTATTAATAATTTTCAAGAATATTTACTCATAGACCAGTACAGCATTCATGTAGAACATTACGTTAAAACTGCTGCTAATCAATGGCTACTCTCAGAATACAACGATCCTAATGTGACGCTATCTTTTAAAGTTTTAGATTTTCAAATTCAAATTTCAGATCTTTACGAGAATATTGAGTTTATAGCTTCTAATTCATAA
- a CDS encoding GntP family permease, whose protein sequence is MSPGGLIFVAMLGVALLLFLVIGVRLQAFVALLLTSLFVAIAAGIPLDKIAETIQQGMGSTLGFIAIVVGLGTMFGEMLRVSGGAEVLAATLVKKFGQDKAQWALSLTGLIVAIPVFFDVGLIILIPLVYGLAKRTGKSLLYYAIPLTAGLAIGHSYIPPTPGPVAVASLINADLGWVILFGAIAGIPATIFGGVFFGKYIAGKIHATVPEYMEIEAPKHELGKEPPRFSTVVSIIAIPLVLILLNTVSTVILPEGNFLRNFLTFLGHPFTALMIAALLSFYILGIKRGYSLDEVQQIATKSLEPVGLIILVTGAGGVFGRVLVASGVGDVLARAMAASNLPIILLAFLIATAVRVSQGSATVSMVTAAGIMAPAIEAGKYSPPMVGLITIAIASGATVLSHVNDSGFWLVSRYLGLSEKETLRAWTVMETIVGCVGFLVVFIISFFV, encoded by the coding sequence ATGTCTCCTGGTGGATTAATTTTTGTGGCGATGCTAGGTGTCGCCCTCCTCTTATTTCTCGTCATTGGCGTGCGCTTGCAGGCATTTGTTGCCCTGTTATTGACGAGCCTGTTTGTTGCCATAGCAGCGGGTATACCGTTAGATAAAATAGCCGAAACGATCCAGCAGGGAATGGGCAGTACCCTCGGCTTTATCGCGATCGTGGTAGGCTTAGGGACGATGTTTGGTGAAATGCTGCGGGTATCTGGCGGCGCGGAAGTGCTAGCAGCTACGTTAGTAAAAAAATTCGGTCAAGATAAAGCTCAATGGGCTTTGAGTTTAACAGGTTTAATCGTAGCGATTCCTGTTTTTTTTGATGTTGGGCTAATTATTCTCATCCCCTTAGTGTACGGTTTAGCAAAACGCACGGGGAAGTCATTGTTATATTACGCCATTCCCCTGACGGCTGGATTGGCGATCGGTCATAGTTACATTCCCCCGACTCCTGGTCCAGTTGCAGTCGCCTCGTTAATTAATGCAGACTTAGGTTGGGTAATTTTATTTGGTGCGATCGCGGGGATTCCTGCTACGATTTTCGGTGGTGTATTTTTCGGTAAGTATATAGCAGGGAAAATTCACGCTACAGTTCCAGAATACATGGAAATTGAAGCACCAAAGCACGAACTCGGTAAAGAACCACCCCGCTTTAGTACGGTAGTTTCTATCATTGCCATTCCCTTAGTCTTAATTCTGCTCAATACTGTTTCTACAGTCATTTTGCCAGAAGGAAACTTTTTGCGTAACTTCCTTACCTTTTTAGGACATCCATTTACAGCTTTGATGATTGCTGCCCTACTTTCCTTTTATATTTTAGGAATTAAACGCGGATATTCTCTTGATGAAGTGCAACAAATTGCCACCAAATCGTTAGAACCAGTAGGATTAATTATTTTAGTCACGGGTGCTGGAGGTGTATTTGGTAGAGTTTTAGTTGCTAGTGGTGTTGGGGATGTTTTAGCTAGGGCAATGGCAGCCTCAAATTTACCAATAATTCTGCTAGCTTTTCTGATTGCAACCGCCGTGCGAGTCTCCCAAGGTTCAGCTACAGTATCGATGGTGACAGCAGCAGGAATCATGGCTCCAGCAATTGAAGCAGGAAAATATTCGCCGCCTATGGTAGGATTGATAACAATTGCGATCGCCTCTGGTGCAACCGTACTTTCCCACGTCAATGATTCCGGTTTTTGGTTGGTTAGTCGCTATTTAGGATTATCAGAAAAAGAAACTTTGCGGGCGTGGACGGTAATGGAAACAATCGTTGGTTGCGTGGGATTTTTAGTTGTGTTTATTATCAGTTTTTTTGTGTAG
- a CDS encoding ABC transporter substrate-binding protein encodes MDRQSKNKLHTLHQKLKKWYRWVLLFVLSLSIILTAWIVMAQQPVVLNTLILAPDVKDLRAGMFQDFEKENPGIRINVIEGPNAANLIEDLYSSAFLLGESPYDLVLLDIVWTPKFAAAGWLLDLQNRVNPEELKAFTVQDIEAGRYREGLYRIPIRADVGILYYREDLLKAAGLKPPETFQDLIQASQTLQKQDKVDWGYVWQGRQYEGLSAMFVEVLEGYGGFWVNSDTQEVGLDKPEAIQAVQFLRSTIEKGISPPGVTTYIEEDTRRLFQSGQVAFLRNWPYVLPLANEEGSQLRNRVAIKPMVHAPGETSGACLGGWGFGISSNSTHKEEAWKALQYFMSREAQKRFILGAGYVPSRKELFTDPDVVAKYPYFPELLQIAQKAVLRPAIPQYAQASDILQRYLSAALSNRMSPEQAMEAAAKETRTLLGRNQA; translated from the coding sequence ATGGATCGTCAGTCAAAAAATAAACTGCACACTCTCCATCAAAAACTGAAAAAGTGGTATCGATGGGTGCTGCTATTCGTGCTGTCCCTAAGTATTATCCTGACAGCATGGATAGTGATGGCACAGCAACCAGTTGTCTTGAATACCTTAATTCTTGCACCCGATGTCAAAGATTTGCGGGCAGGAATGTTCCAAGACTTTGAGAAAGAAAATCCAGGGATTCGCATCAACGTCATTGAAGGACCGAACGCGGCTAATTTAATTGAAGACCTTTACTCTTCAGCTTTTCTATTAGGAGAATCTCCTTACGATTTAGTCCTCTTAGATATTGTTTGGACACCAAAATTTGCTGCGGCTGGATGGTTGTTAGACTTACAAAATCGGGTAAATCCAGAGGAATTAAAAGCATTTACCGTTCAAGATATAGAAGCAGGAAGATACAGGGAGGGATTATATCGCATCCCAATCCGTGCAGATGTTGGCATACTCTACTATCGTGAAGATTTACTCAAAGCAGCAGGATTAAAACCACCAGAAACCTTCCAAGATTTAATTCAAGCATCCCAAACTTTACAAAAACAAGATAAGGTCGATTGGGGTTATGTCTGGCAAGGACGACAATATGAAGGACTGTCAGCAATGTTCGTTGAAGTTCTTGAAGGTTATGGCGGATTTTGGGTAAATTCAGATACACAGGAAGTTGGGCTAGACAAACCAGAGGCAATTCAAGCAGTCCAGTTTCTCCGCAGTACGATTGAAAAAGGTATTTCTCCACCAGGGGTCACAACATACATTGAAGAGGACACTCGCCGCCTATTTCAAAGCGGTCAAGTTGCCTTTTTAAGAAACTGGCCCTATGTCTTACCTTTAGCAAATGAAGAAGGTTCTCAACTCAGAAATCGAGTAGCTATTAAACCAATGGTTCACGCCCCTGGAGAAACAAGCGGTGCTTGTTTAGGAGGCTGGGGTTTTGGTATTTCGAGTAACTCAACCCATAAAGAAGAAGCTTGGAAAGCCCTGCAATACTTTATGAGTCGGGAAGCGCAAAAGCGATTTATCTTAGGGGCGGGATACGTACCCAGCCGGAAGGAGTTATTTACCGACCCAGATGTTGTGGCAAAATATCCCTACTTTCCAGAGTTGCTGCAAATTGCTCAAAAAGCAGTTCTGCGTCCGGCAATTCCCCAATACGCGCAAGCATCCGATATTTTGCAACGTTACCTGAGTGCTGCCCTTTCCAACCGTATGAGTCCCGAACAAGCAATGGAAGCGGCTGCTAAAGAAACCCGCACTTTATTAGGTCGAAATCAAGCCTAG
- a CDS encoding carbohydrate ABC transporter permease, whose translation MTNDKTMKLDVVQKREQKTGWILLLPALIVMLVVYAYPILRAFWLSVFTQNLGTELELVFSGLSNYGRMFNDGRFWQSLWNTTVFTTASVLSELILGIGVALVLNQAFKGRGIVRTITLIPWALPTAVMGVAWAWIFNDQYGVVNDILRRLGFIETGISWLGNPTLAMIAVILADVWKTTPFIALLLLAGLQSIPGDLYEAHSLDGATPWQSFWKITVPLLMPQIIVSLLFRFAQAFAIFDLIQVMTGGGPGGATETVSIYIYSTVMRYLDFGYGSALIVVTFLILVIAVAIASFLLTRARANAAGVR comes from the coding sequence ATGACCAATGACAAAACTATGAAACTCGATGTCGTACAAAAAAGAGAACAGAAAACTGGATGGATCTTACTCTTACCAGCATTAATTGTCATGTTGGTAGTGTATGCTTATCCCATTTTACGAGCGTTTTGGCTGAGCGTCTTTACTCAAAACCTGGGAACTGAATTAGAACTGGTGTTTTCCGGCTTGAGTAATTACGGGCGGATGTTTAACGACGGGCGATTCTGGCAAAGTTTGTGGAACACCACCGTGTTTACAACTGCTTCCGTGTTGTCAGAATTAATTTTAGGTATTGGTGTCGCTTTGGTACTCAACCAAGCCTTTAAAGGACGGGGAATTGTGCGGACAATTACCTTAATTCCTTGGGCTTTGCCAACAGCAGTCATGGGGGTTGCGTGGGCGTGGATTTTTAACGACCAGTATGGTGTAGTTAACGATATATTACGCCGCTTGGGATTCATTGAAACGGGGATTAGTTGGCTGGGAAATCCGACACTGGCAATGATTGCGGTGATTTTAGCCGACGTGTGGAAGACAACACCATTTATTGCATTGCTGTTGCTGGCGGGGTTGCAGTCAATTCCTGGCGACTTGTACGAAGCGCATTCTTTAGATGGTGCAACTCCGTGGCAGAGTTTTTGGAAGATTACCGTCCCTTTGTTAATGCCGCAAATAATTGTTTCTTTGTTGTTCCGTTTTGCTCAAGCTTTCGCTATCTTCGACTTAATTCAAGTTATGACTGGCGGTGGTCCTGGGGGGGCAACGGAAACGGTTTCGATTTATATCTACAGTACGGTGATGCGTTATTTAGATTTCGGCTACGGTTCGGCGTTGATTGTCGTGACATTTTTGATTTTAGTCATTGCTGTAGCGATCGCATCCTTCCTCTTAACTAGAGCGCGGGCTAATGCCGCAGGAGTACGTTAA
- a CDS encoding carbohydrate ABC transporter permease, which translates to MAIAQSRSQVKAGINWRAIWLPIAVALVVIFFLAPVLWQVLTSVKVNEDISAVPTVYFPTRFTLEHYASLFTRRPFGLYILNSAFVSITSTLLCLAFGAPAAYVLARLRLVGKEVILAIVLIVTLFPTVLLFLGLLEIVQVTNLANNFLALIIPYTAINLPLTILVMRSFFQQLPKDLEDSARVDGYNTFQLLWKILLPMTLPALVTTGILTFIAAWNEFIFALTFISRESMKTIPVATAQLSGASVFEIPYGPIAAATILGTLPLILLVLFFQRKIVQGLTAGAVKG; encoded by the coding sequence ATGGCAATTGCACAATCGCGATCGCAAGTCAAAGCAGGGATAAATTGGCGAGCCATTTGGCTACCAATTGCCGTAGCTTTAGTTGTTATATTCTTCCTCGCCCCCGTGCTGTGGCAGGTATTAACTTCCGTAAAGGTCAACGAAGACATCTCAGCCGTTCCTACAGTTTACTTTCCCACTCGCTTCACCTTGGAGCATTACGCATCCCTATTTACCCGTCGTCCATTTGGACTTTACATTTTAAATAGTGCCTTTGTTTCTATTACATCTACCCTACTGTGTCTAGCTTTTGGCGCACCAGCAGCTTATGTTTTGGCACGGTTGCGATTAGTGGGTAAGGAAGTTATTCTCGCGATCGTCCTAATCGTTACCTTATTTCCCACGGTATTACTATTTCTAGGACTGTTGGAAATCGTTCAAGTCACTAATTTAGCTAACAACTTTTTAGCGCTCATAATTCCATACACGGCGATTAATTTACCTCTAACAATTTTGGTAATGCGCAGTTTTTTCCAACAACTACCTAAAGATTTGGAAGATTCAGCGCGAGTTGATGGATACAACACATTTCAATTATTGTGGAAGATTCTATTACCCATGACTCTTCCGGCTTTAGTGACGACAGGAATTCTGACTTTTATTGCTGCTTGGAATGAGTTCATCTTTGCCCTAACATTTATTTCGCGAGAATCAATGAAAACCATACCCGTAGCAACCGCTCAATTGAGTGGGGCTTCGGTATTTGAAATTCCTTACGGACCCATCGCCGCTGCAACCATTTTAGGTACTCTACCTTTAATTCTCCTCGTCCTCTTCTTCCAGCGCAAGATCGTTCAAGGTCTGACTGCTGGTGCTGTTAAGGGGTGA
- a CDS encoding ABC transporter ATP-binding protein, giving the protein MAKLELRNLNKTYAPKVVPVKDVSLTVDDGEFLTLLGPSGCGKSTVLRMIAGLDAPTRGRIYLGGEDITSKRPGDRNMAMVFQSYALYPHMTVSENLASGLKLKKVSRADIEQRVAEVSRLLGLDELMNRKPGQLSGGQRQRVAVGRALVRQAQVFLLDEPLSNLDALLRERVRADLKRIFAAQKAPVVYVTHDQTEAMTLSTKVALLNDGYLQQLDSPDRIYNHPANRFVAGFVGSPQMNLLTLPCKGRSAMLGEFQIPLPDLPTVPPEIILGIRPENVGIAQPGDTSFVRGRVNVVENLGMNYLVNTRVESHSAPTQIVRALLPTDRRWNEEEEIALTLPPQHLHWFDVQSGDALIGRQMAGVRS; this is encoded by the coding sequence ATGGCTAAACTCGAACTCAGAAATTTAAATAAAACTTATGCTCCTAAAGTTGTCCCAGTTAAAGATGTGAGTTTGACTGTGGATGATGGAGAATTTTTGACGTTACTCGGTCCTAGTGGCTGTGGTAAGTCTACAGTATTGCGGATGATTGCGGGGTTAGATGCACCAACTCGCGGACGCATCTATTTGGGTGGGGAAGATATCACCTCCAAACGACCAGGCGATCGCAATATGGCGATGGTGTTTCAAAGCTATGCTCTCTACCCGCACATGACGGTAAGCGAAAACCTCGCTTCTGGACTGAAGCTGAAAAAAGTTTCTCGCGCCGACATCGAACAACGGGTAGCGGAAGTTAGCAGACTATTGGGGCTGGATGAGTTAATGAACCGCAAACCAGGACAGCTATCTGGCGGACAAAGACAACGGGTAGCTGTCGGTCGGGCGCTGGTACGTCAAGCTCAGGTATTCTTGTTAGACGAACCCCTAAGTAACCTTGATGCTTTATTGCGGGAACGAGTCCGCGCCGATCTCAAGCGCATATTTGCAGCCCAAAAAGCCCCTGTAGTCTACGTCACCCACGACCAAACTGAAGCAATGACGCTTTCTACTAAGGTTGCTTTGCTCAATGACGGCTACTTACAACAACTCGACTCGCCCGATCGCATTTACAATCATCCGGCAAATCGATTTGTCGCAGGATTTGTTGGCAGTCCGCAGATGAATTTGCTTACCCTACCCTGTAAAGGTAGATCGGCAATGTTGGGCGAGTTCCAAATTCCCCTACCTGATTTACCCACCGTACCACCAGAAATCATTTTGGGTATTCGTCCTGAAAACGTTGGCATTGCCCAACCAGGCGACACTAGTTTTGTCCGAGGGCGAGTCAATGTTGTAGAAAACTTGGGAATGAACTATTTGGTCAATACGCGGGTCGAAAGTCACAGCGCCCCAACGCAGATCGTGCGGGCGTTGCTACCCACAGACCGTCGTTGGAACGAAGAGGAAGAAATTGCCCTTACCCTACCACCCCAACACCTACACTGGTTCGACGTTCAATCTGGAGATGCTTTAATTGGGCGACAGATGGCTGGGGTCAGGAGTTAG
- a CDS encoding S1 RNA-binding domain-containing protein yields the protein MKSDSTPSVSSSSFSMEDFAKALEQHDYQFQKGQTVRGKVFQYDSNGAYVDIGGKSAAFLPADQASLQQVTDLSTVLPLQEELEFLIIRDQDADGQVTLSRRQLEIQHIWERIEQMQENRQTVQVRVTGANKGGVTVDVLGLRGFIPRSHLVEKENMESLKGQTLTASFLEVDYDNKKLVLSNRLATRASSFSQLEIGQLATGKISSIQAFGVFVDLNGVSGLLHIKQVSQNYTASLPALFKIGQEIKAVIIDLDEGRGRISLSTKVLENYPGEIQEKMDEVMTNAEARANKARKLVSEE from the coding sequence ATGAAATCTGATTCGACCCCATCTGTATCTAGCTCATCGTTCTCGATGGAGGATTTTGCTAAAGCACTGGAACAACATGACTATCAGTTCCAGAAAGGGCAAACAGTACGTGGTAAAGTTTTTCAATACGACAGCAACGGCGCTTATGTCGATATTGGTGGTAAGTCCGCTGCTTTTCTCCCAGCAGATCAAGCTTCCCTGCAACAAGTTACGGATTTGTCTACCGTACTGCCTTTACAAGAGGAACTAGAGTTTCTAATTATCCGCGACCAAGATGCAGATGGACAGGTCACTTTATCGCGCCGTCAGTTAGAAATTCAGCACATTTGGGAGCGCATCGAGCAGATGCAAGAGAATCGCCAGACAGTGCAGGTACGAGTGACAGGAGCAAATAAGGGCGGCGTGACAGTAGACGTGCTGGGTTTGAGGGGTTTTATTCCGCGATCGCATTTAGTTGAAAAAGAAAACATGGAATCGCTCAAGGGTCAAACCCTGACAGCTAGTTTTCTGGAAGTCGATTACGACAATAAAAAACTCGTCCTTTCCAATCGCTTAGCGACTCGCGCTAGCAGCTTCAGCCAATTGGAAATCGGTCAACTCGCTACAGGTAAAATTTCCAGCATTCAGGCTTTTGGCGTATTTGTCGATCTCAATGGAGTCAGCGGTCTACTCCACATCAAGCAAGTCAGCCAAAATTACACTGCTTCTCTACCCGCCCTGTTTAAAATTGGGCAGGAAATCAAAGCAGTAATTATCGATTTGGATGAGGGTAGAGGCAGAATTTCTCTTTCCACAAAAGTTTTAGAAAACTATCCAGGGGAAATCCAAGAGAAAATGGACGAAGTGATGACAAACGCTGAAGCGCGGGCAAATAAGGCGAGAAAGTTAGTCAGCGAGGAGTAG
- a CDS encoding dienelactone hydrolase family protein — protein MTDKEIQTNHVKISADGLDIDAYLAAPTVDGTYPGIVVLQEVFGVNSHIRDVTERIAKLGYVAIAPALFQRLAPGFETGYSPEELEVGRKYAWEQTKASELLSDIQAAIDYLKALPQVKAEAIGCIGFCFGGHVAYLAATLPDIKATAAFYGAGIPTRTPGGGSPTLTRTAEISGTIYAFFGLEDGSIPTDHINQIEAELTKHRISYKIFRYHGAGHGFFCDRRASYNPEATADAWEQVKHLFETL, from the coding sequence ATGACAGATAAAGAAATTCAGACAAATCATGTCAAAATTTCGGCTGACGGTTTGGATATTGATGCATACCTAGCAGCACCAACAGTAGATGGGACGTATCCTGGAATTGTGGTGTTACAAGAAGTATTTGGAGTTAATTCACACATACGAGATGTGACAGAAAGAATTGCCAAGCTAGGATATGTGGCGATCGCTCCTGCGTTATTTCAACGCCTCGCACCAGGTTTTGAGACTGGCTATTCTCCAGAAGAATTAGAAGTGGGGAGAAAATATGCTTGGGAGCAAACCAAAGCGTCAGAACTGTTAAGCGATATTCAAGCCGCGATCGATTACTTGAAAGCTTTACCCCAAGTCAAAGCAGAGGCGATCGGTTGCATTGGCTTTTGTTTTGGCGGTCACGTCGCTTATCTAGCTGCAACTTTACCAGATATTAAAGCGACTGCGGCTTTTTATGGGGCTGGCATTCCTACCCGTACTCCTGGTGGTGGTTCTCCTACCCTAACTCGTACAGCCGAGATTTCCGGCACAATTTATGCTTTTTTTGGCTTGGAGGACGGGAGTATTCCTACCGACCATATAAACCAAATTGAAGCCGAACTCACTAAACATCGCATCTCTTATAAGATCTTTCGCTATCATGGAGCAGGTCACGGCTTCTTCTGCGATCGCCGCGCAAGCTATAATCCAGAAGCTACAGCTGATGCCTGGGAGCAAGTGAAACACCTGTTTGAAACTTTGTGA